Proteins from one Ananas comosus cultivar F153 linkage group 5, ASM154086v1, whole genome shotgun sequence genomic window:
- the LOC109710325 gene encoding receptor kinase-like protein Xa21, whose amino-acid sequence MEGFFHALFFLIILLHVISTARRAATAAAGIKQAAADRAALLSFKSLVDDDPFRALSSWNNGSLHYCRWRGVSCGRRHPDRVTALNLTSLDLAGFVSPSVANLTFLRRIDLSDNKLDGYIPEELGSLRRLRYLDLSVNSLRGTIPSSLGNCSNLQVLNLANNKLNGEIPPTLSRLSGLRDILLNQNMLQGTIPDSIGNLSSLLVLSLDNNNLSGAMPPSVGSLLSLKTLAIQFTSLTGTIRPTLTNLSSLKELGLRGNNLHGEIPHFAELLFLSFQDCSVNDLSRSIPISLGQLSSLENLILGMNYLTGEIPLSLYNLSSLKNLELANNQLEGTLPSDIGNALPNLQFLHMSYNQLGGRIPASLSNASELRHLEITVNEFHGTIPPSLGALQSLSRLELAVNRLEARTPSDWSFITALTNCTGLRVLDVGCNLLQGMLPKSLVNLSTSLLYLTFYSSQLSGIIPAEIRKFINLTYLDMGINNFRGTIPIDISHLWQLQYLDLSNNTLSGEIPPTLGNLTRMDKLYLGSNEFEGAIPRTLSNMLVLELLNLSNNRLSGSIPQEVLTLSSLTNFLDLSHNLLNDSLPSEVGNLINVRELDLSNNRLSGEIPDTIGKCAILEILHLENNLFQGSIPPSISNLRGLKKLDLSKNFYSGQIPAFLDELPDLHYLNLSFNSFEGRVPMKGVFKNASEVSLIGNSKLCGGIPELHLLKCTSDAFATKHHSDYKLRVILIPICGAILCLIIIICLLGIHHLIKNSQRKPQSRFSLRNRHAKVSYDELLRATNGFSSDNLIGTGSFGSVYKAAMNYENVDTVVVKVLNLQQHGAFRSFMSECEALRSTRHRNLVKILT is encoded by the coding sequence tttttctcatcATTCTACTACATGTGATCTCCACCGCTcggcgcgccgccaccgccgctgctGGGATCAAACAAGCTGCAGCAGACCGTGCCGCCCTCCTCTCCTTCAAGTCCCTTGTCGACGACGATCCGTTCAGAGCGCTCTCCTCCTGGAACAACGGCTCTCTCCACTACTGCAGGTGGCGCGGTGTCTCTTGTGGCCGCCGCCATCCCGACCGGGTCACGGCCCTCAACCTCACGTCTCTCGACCTAGCCGGTTTCGTATCGCCCTCCGTGGCCAACCTTACATTCCTCCGGAGGATCGATCTGTCCGACAACAAGCTAGACGGGTACATCCCGGAGGAGTTAGGAAGCCTACGCCGGTTGCGATATCTCGACCTGAGTGTGAATTCTCTTCGTGGAACGATCCCGTCTTCGCTCGGCAATTGCTCTAATCTTCAAGTACTCAACTTGGCAAATAATAAGCTCAACGGTGAGATTCCGCCAACTCTATCGCGTCTTTCCGGTCTTAGAGATATTCTCCTGAATCAAAACATGTTACAAGGGACGATCCCAGATTCAATTGGGAATCTTTCTTCTCTACTCGTTCTTTCTTTAGATAACAATAACCTGTCAGGAGCCATGCCTCCATCCGTCGGTAGCCTTCTCTCCTTGAAGACACTTGCAATCCAATTCACTAGTCTCACAGGAACCATTCGGCCCACTCTCACAAATCTCTCCTCTCTGAAAGAGCTTGGACTACGAGGAAACAACCTTCATGGTGAAATTCCTCACTTTGCAGAACTTCTGTTCCTCTCTTTCCAGGACTGCTCTGTTAATGATCTCTCCAGGTCCATCCCAATCTCGCTCGGACAACTTTCATCTCTCGAAAATCTCATTCTCGGGATGAACTACTTAACAGGAGAAATACCGTTATCCCTTTACAATCTATCATCCCTGAAGAACTTAGAACTCGCTAATAACCAACTCGAGGGAACTCTACCCTCTGATATCGGAAATGCTCTTCCGAACCTTCAATTCCTTCATATGAGTTATAATCAGCTTGGGGGGCGAATTCCAGCATCATTGTCCAATGCTTCTGAGCTCAGACACCTTGAGATAACAGTCAATGAATTCCACGGCACGATACCGCCGAGCCTTGGAGCCTTGCAGAGTCTCTCGCGGCTCGAACTGGCTGTCAATCGACTCGAAGCCAGGACGCCTAGCGATTGGAGCTTCATTACAGCACTGACCAACTGCACCGGTCTCCGAGTGTTGGATGTAGGATGCAATCTACTTCAAGGCATGTTGCCCAAATCACTAGTCAATCTTTCCACTAGTCTTCTATATTTGACATTCTATAGCAGCCAATTATCAGGAATTATACCTGCTGAGATTCGGAAGTTCATCAATCTAACTTATCTTGATATGGGCATTAATAATTTTCGAGGCACCATTCCCATAGATATCAGTCATCTTTGGCAATTACAGTACTTAGATCTATCAAATAACACGCTTTCCGGTGAAATTCCTCCTACTTTGGGCAACCTAACACGAATGGACAAGCTCTATCTCGGCAGCAATGAATTTGAAGGAGCCATTCCGCGGACATTAAGCAACATGTTAGTGTTAGAGTTGTTAAATCTATCAAATAATAGGCTAAGCGGTAGCATTCCGCAAGAAGTTTTGACCCTTTCGTCGCTCACAAACTTCCTTGACTTGTCGCATAATTTACTGAACGATTCATTACCATCGGAAGTGGGCAACTTGATAAATGTCAGGGAGCTTGATCTCTCAAATAACAGGCTCTCTGGTGAGATTCCAGACACCATTGGCAAATGCGCCATCTTGGAAATTCTTCATTTGGAGAATAACTTATTTCAAGGGTCCATTCCTCCCTCCATCAGCAATTTAAGAGGGCTTAAGAAGCTTGATCTCTCAAAAAACTTCTACTCAGGCCAAATACCGGCATTCCTTGACGAGCTCCCGGATCTACACTATTTGAATCTCTCCTTCAACAGTTTTGAGGGTCGAGTGCCAATGAAAGGGGTCTTTAAGAATGCGAGCGAAGTCTCACTTATCGGAAATAGTAAACTCTGCGGCGGAATTCCAGAATTACACTTGCTGAAATGCACTTCAGATGCCTTTGCAACAAAACATCACTCTGATTATAAACTCAGAGTAATACTCATTCCTATATGTGGagcaattttgtgtttgattatAATCATATGCTTGCTTGGGATACATCACTTGATTAAAAACTCGCAGAGAAAGCCGCAGTCGAGGTTTTCCTTAAGAAACCGACACGCGAAAGTATCTTACGATGAGCTCTTGAGGGCTACAAATGGGTTCTCCTCAGATAATTTGATCGGCACCGGAAGTTTTGGGTCGGTTTATAAAGCCGCCATGAACTATGAAAACGTCGACACCGTCGTGGTGAAAGTGCTTAACCTTCAACAGCATGGGGCTTTCAGAAGTTTTATGTCTGAATGTGAGGCCCTGAGAAGCACTCGACACCGAAATCTTGTCAAAATTCTTACCTGA